In Paenibacillus algicola, a genomic segment contains:
- a CDS encoding sporulation protein YpjB produces MISKMTHSGFMLAVFLAIWTLWGVSPVWGSHSGSNQKPAPAAKLQAEALVKETEQLYKLVQEGKVEEVKQSLRKVQQQFEASSFQGLTTVEGIQALAETIVEMKETTARAQLEPEQWMIAAGKLRLAADSLTHPKDGIWLQYYKVLREDLQQVEISAAKQDRPGMKAAFTRLHDHYELIRPAVIVQRKPEEVSMMDSWLSFAKGAVSNAPYAEAKKAAAQGDELLNLLFGKKKDEPVLAPLGEARGPWLGQLLLPAFILAALTFAGYRKYKGAYDGYRPWSP; encoded by the coding sequence ATGATTTCCAAAATGACTCACAGCGGCTTCATGCTGGCTGTTTTCCTGGCTATATGGACTCTCTGGGGAGTGTCGCCAGTCTGGGGCAGTCACTCAGGCAGCAATCAGAAGCCGGCGCCGGCAGCTAAACTGCAGGCTGAGGCTTTGGTTAAAGAAACAGAGCAGCTTTACAAGCTGGTGCAGGAGGGAAAGGTAGAAGAAGTCAAGCAATCCCTGCGCAAGGTGCAGCAGCAATTCGAAGCTTCTTCCTTTCAGGGACTGACCACTGTGGAGGGTATTCAGGCCTTAGCTGAAACCATTGTGGAGATGAAGGAAACTACCGCCAGAGCTCAGCTGGAGCCGGAACAATGGATGATTGCTGCAGGTAAGCTGAGGCTGGCCGCAGATAGCCTGACTCATCCCAAGGACGGGATCTGGCTTCAATATTACAAGGTGCTCCGAGAGGATCTGCAGCAGGTAGAGATTAGCGCCGCCAAGCAGGACAGGCCGGGGATGAAGGCAGCGTTCACCCGTCTTCATGATCATTATGAGCTCATCCGGCCTGCCGTTATCGTTCAGCGCAAGCCGGAAGAGGTATCCATGATGGATTCCTGGCTTTCCTTTGCCAAGGGTGCTGTATCCAATGCTCCCTATGCAGAGGCCAAGAAGGCTGCTGCCCAGGGAGATGAACTGCTAAATCTGCTCTTCGGGAAAAAGAAGGATGAGCCCGTTCTGGCTCCATTGGGAGAAGCCCGTGGGCCTTGGCTGGGTCAGCTGTTATTGCCGGCCTTTATTTTGGCGGCGTTAACTTTTGCGGGGTACCGTAAATATAAAGGAGCCTATGATGGCTATCGCCCTTGGTCTCCCTAA
- a CDS encoding YitT family protein has translation MTVAKLLIHLKAVIPILAGTAVYAFGLLYFIIPNELMEGGVTGITVLLNYAFGVSPSLSTIIINVPIFLLGMKILGGQQSIYTGIGIVSLTFFLWILEVAIHSGWIVPFRTEQDYILASLYAGVTLGAGLGIVFRFGGTTGGSDIIARILNRRFGFSMGQVILGLDILIIGVSILYIPLAKILYTLVTVFIASRVIDFIQEGAYAAKAFTIISDQAPAIADKITSELDRGVTLIPVVGGYSREARQMAYCVVSRQEIRRLNSIAKSLDPRAFIIVSDVHDVHGEGFKEED, from the coding sequence GTGACGGTAGCCAAGCTGTTAATTCATCTGAAAGCGGTCATTCCAATTCTGGCAGGAACCGCTGTCTATGCCTTCGGACTGCTGTACTTTATCATTCCAAACGAGCTGATGGAGGGCGGCGTAACCGGGATTACCGTGCTGTTAAATTATGCTTTCGGTGTATCGCCTTCCCTTTCCACCATCATCATCAATGTGCCCATCTTCCTGCTCGGAATGAAAATATTAGGAGGACAGCAATCCATCTACACCGGAATCGGCATTGTTTCACTGACTTTTTTTCTCTGGATTCTGGAGGTGGCCATTCATTCCGGCTGGATTGTCCCTTTCCGAACAGAACAAGATTACATTCTAGCTTCTTTGTATGCAGGTGTGACTCTCGGCGCAGGGCTCGGCATTGTGTTTCGGTTCGGAGGAACGACCGGCGGCTCGGACATCATCGCAAGAATTTTAAACCGTAGATTTGGCTTCAGCATGGGACAGGTCATTCTCGGGCTGGATATTCTCATTATCGGTGTGTCCATTCTTTACATTCCGCTAGCCAAAATCCTGTATACGCTCGTCACGGTATTCATTGCCTCACGAGTCATTGATTTTATTCAAGAAGGCGCCTATGCCGCCAAAGCCTTCACCATAATCAGCGATCAAGCTCCCGCGATCGCGGATAAGATCACTTCCGAGCTGGACCGCGGGGTGACCCTGATTCCAGTTGTTGGCGGCTATTCCAGAGAGGCCCGTCAGATGGCCTACTGTGTCGTGTCCAGACAGGAAATCCGGCGATTGAACAGCATTGCGAAGTCTCTGGATCCCAGAGCTTTTATCATTGTCAGCGATGTTCATGATGTGCATGGCGAAGGATTTAAAGAAGAAGACTAG
- a CDS encoding nucleotide pyrophosphohydrolase → MEKSMAEMQREVDRYISQFKEGYFSPLSMMARMTEEVGELAREVNHRFGEKPKKADEEENSIEMELGDILFIAICFANAQGIDLAAAHDKVMHKFNTRDKDRWTRINTD, encoded by the coding sequence TTGGAGAAGTCTATGGCTGAGATGCAGCGCGAAGTGGACCGGTACATCTCTCAGTTTAAGGAAGGATATTTCAGTCCCTTATCCATGATGGCCCGAATGACAGAAGAAGTCGGGGAGCTTGCACGAGAAGTGAACCACCGCTTTGGAGAGAAGCCGAAAAAGGCGGATGAAGAAGAGAACTCCATTGAGATGGAGCTGGGTGATATTTTGTTCATTGCCATTTGCTTTGCCAATGCGCAGGGGATTGACTTGGCTGCGGCGCATGATAAGGTCATGCACAAATTTAATACGCGTGATAAAGACCGGTGGACTCGAATAAACACCGATTAG
- a CDS encoding tetratricopeptide repeat protein: protein MNNNPYIQNAYRCILQNDFEEAIRWFEQALQANPGDAEVHYRCSITYGRSGYLEQAVLHAEKASALQPDQPAYVLHLQHLQARTLVQGARKLLEQPEQYTSTALYQAVQQLKQAVSLDPLDPEAYVWLAMVYSELNEHALAMAALKDVIGLYPQESSLQQLMEELKKRLKLYMHDS, encoded by the coding sequence TTGAACAATAACCCGTATATTCAAAATGCCTACCGCTGCATCCTGCAGAACGATTTTGAAGAGGCGATTCGCTGGTTTGAACAGGCTTTGCAGGCGAACCCGGGGGACGCAGAGGTGCATTACCGCTGCTCGATCACGTACGGTCGCAGCGGATACCTGGAGCAGGCTGTGCTGCATGCGGAGAAAGCATCAGCCTTGCAGCCGGACCAGCCTGCTTATGTGCTGCATCTTCAGCATTTGCAGGCCCGGACGCTGGTGCAGGGGGCCCGGAAGCTGCTGGAGCAGCCGGAACAATACACTTCCACAGCGCTGTATCAGGCGGTCCAGCAGTTGAAGCAGGCGGTGTCCCTGGACCCGCTGGATCCGGAAGCGTATGTATGGCTTGCCATGGTTTACAGTGAGCTGAATGAGCATGCCTTGGCCATGGCAGCCTTGAAGGATGTCATTGGGCTATATCCGCAGGAAAGCAGTCTGCAGCAATTAATGGAAGAACTTAAAAAACGCTTGAAGCTATATATGCATGATTCATAA
- the dapB gene encoding 4-hydroxy-tetrahydrodipicolinate reductase, with protein MSNLIRVAVIGAGGRMGKEVVKLVLQDEELELACAVGMSDSGKDAASLVGLPPCGVIVTSDLELALVESKPDVMVDFTNPQSAYGNTALAIKHGVRPVMGTTGFTSEQIEDLDKQCQDKGIGGLIAPNFSIGAILMMKFAAQAAKYLPHVEIIETHGDQKLDAPSGTSIKTAELIAANREELRQGNPSEEEVIEGARGGYYNGFRIHSVRLPGVFAQQEVIFGGFGQSLKIRHDSYERAGYMPGVKMAVQKVMEYTGMIYGFDHFIE; from the coding sequence ATGTCTAACCTAATCAGAGTGGCCGTGATCGGTGCAGGCGGCCGTATGGGCAAGGAAGTTGTGAAGCTGGTATTGCAGGATGAGGAGCTGGAGCTTGCCTGTGCCGTTGGAATGAGCGATAGCGGCAAGGATGCCGCTTCGCTGGTGGGCCTGCCGCCATGCGGAGTTATCGTAACCTCAGATCTCGAGCTGGCGCTTGTAGAGAGCAAGCCGGATGTTATGGTGGATTTCACAAATCCGCAGTCGGCTTATGGTAACACTGCGCTGGCCATTAAGCACGGTGTAAGGCCTGTGATGGGAACGACCGGGTTTACATCGGAGCAGATTGAAGATCTGGACAAGCAGTGTCAGGACAAGGGAATCGGCGGCCTGATCGCCCCGAACTTTTCCATCGGCGCTATTTTGATGATGAAATTTGCAGCTCAAGCCGCGAAATATTTGCCGCATGTCGAAATTATTGAAACGCACGGAGACCAGAAGCTGGATGCCCCTTCCGGCACCTCCATCAAGACCGCGGAGCTGATTGCAGCGAACCGGGAGGAGCTGAGACAAGGCAATCCGAGCGAGGAGGAAGTCATTGAGGGCGCACGCGGCGGCTATTACAATGGCTTCAGAATCCACAGTGTCCGCCTGCCTGGCGTATTTGCCCAGCAGGAGGTTATTTTCGGCGGCTTCGGACAAAGCCTGAAAATTCGCCATGACTCCTACGAGCGCGCAGGCTACATGCCTGGCGTAAAAATGGCGGTACAGAAGGTTATGGAATATACAGGGATGATTTACGGCTTCGATCATTTTATTGAGTAG
- the mgsA gene encoding methylglyoxal synthase has product MMNIAFIAHDRKKEEMVNFVLAYESVFEDHKLFSTGTTGTRIMEQTSLQIERFASGPLGGDQQIGAMVAQNEMDLIIFLRDPLMAQPHEPDINALLRLCDVYGIPLATNIATAEVLVKALDRGDLGWRELVHKYKPGVDQ; this is encoded by the coding sequence ATGATGAATATCGCTTTTATCGCTCACGACCGGAAGAAAGAGGAAATGGTTAACTTCGTGCTTGCTTATGAAAGTGTGTTCGAGGACCACAAGCTGTTCTCCACCGGGACTACCGGCACGAGAATCATGGAACAGACCTCACTCCAGATCGAACGATTTGCCTCCGGTCCGCTCGGGGGAGATCAGCAGATCGGCGCTATGGTAGCGCAGAACGAGATGGATTTAATTATTTTTCTGCGGGATCCGTTAATGGCTCAGCCGCATGAACCGGACATAAATGCACTGCTTCGTCTGTGTGATGTATACGGGATTCCGTTAGCTACAAATATTGCAACCGCCGAAGTGCTGGTCAAGGCTCTTGACCGGGGCGATCTAGGCTGGCGCGAGCTGGTACACAAGTACAAGCCGGGTGTAGATCAGTGA
- the bshB1 gene encoding bacillithiol biosynthesis deacetylase BshB1, which yields MTEPLKLDILVFGAHSDDAEIGMAGTIAKHTTAGYAVGICDLTKAEMSSNGTVELRLTEAESAARSLELSLRCNLDLPDRGLFITPEHIAPIVEVIRTYQPSVVFAPYWEDRHPDHVACSRLVEEAVFNAKLRRYMPDLPPVHVKQLYYYFINDLGKADMIVDITEYYDHKIKALSCYQSQFEKGNPDSVSTPLTEGYIERVRARDSLLGQRSLIPYAEGFASKTPIPVHLFDTMKA from the coding sequence ATGACAGAGCCGCTCAAGCTGGATATTCTGGTCTTTGGCGCGCACTCTGATGACGCCGAGATTGGGATGGCCGGCACAATTGCGAAGCATACCACTGCGGGTTATGCGGTGGGAATTTGTGATCTGACAAAGGCGGAGATGTCCTCCAATGGAACCGTAGAGCTGAGGCTTACCGAAGCGGAGTCGGCTGCACGTTCGCTCGAATTGAGTCTGCGCTGCAACCTGGATCTGCCCGATCGAGGCCTTTTTATAACGCCAGAGCATATTGCGCCAATTGTTGAGGTTATTCGCACCTATCAGCCTTCTGTCGTGTTTGCGCCGTACTGGGAGGATCGTCATCCGGATCATGTGGCCTGCAGCCGGCTGGTAGAAGAAGCGGTGTTCAATGCCAAGCTGAGACGGTACATGCCGGATCTTCCGCCCGTCCATGTGAAGCAGCTCTATTACTATTTCATTAATGATTTGGGCAAGGCGGATATGATTGTAGATATCACTGAATACTATGACCATAAGATAAAGGCACTATCCTGCTATCAGTCCCAATTTGAAAAAGGCAATCCCGACTCCGTATCAACACCGCTCACGGAAGGGTATATTGAACGTGTACGGGCTCGCGATTCTTTGCTGGGACAGCGCAGCTTGATTCCCTATGCAGAAGGCTTTGCCTCCAAGACGCCGATTCCCGTTCATCTGTTTGACACCATGAAAGCATAA
- the bshA gene encoding N-acetyl-alpha-D-glucosaminyl L-malate synthase BshA: MKQKPLKIGITCYPSLGGSGVVATELGKLLAEQGHQVHFIAHSIPFRLGAFHKNIFYHEVEVNDYYVFRYPPYDLSLATKMAQVANMQQLDVMHVHYAVPHAVCAFLAKQMVGDRLKVVTTLHGTDITVLAQDESLKDLIRLAINESDAVTAVSQDLIAETRSVLDISREIDLTYNFVDPRVYYPKDSASLRRDYAQPHEKVLMHISNFRPVKRVQDVVDIFARVRGELPAKLLLVGEGPDLPKIQCRIQELGLADDVHFLGKQDEIAHVLSMADVLLLPSEKESFGLVALEAMACGVPTIGSTAGGIPELVTHGETGFLAPIGDSHAMAGYAMELLRNDALAERLKAACLKRAKTEFCNEKIRSKYEEIYYRVLGQKAEDPSPVC; the protein is encoded by the coding sequence GTGAAACAAAAGCCGCTCAAGATCGGCATCACCTGTTATCCCTCCCTTGGAGGCTCCGGGGTTGTGGCAACGGAGCTGGGAAAGCTGCTGGCAGAGCAAGGGCATCAGGTGCACTTTATTGCCCACAGCATTCCTTTTCGCCTGGGAGCTTTTCATAAAAATATTTTCTATCATGAAGTTGAAGTGAACGACTATTATGTGTTCCGCTATCCACCATATGATTTGTCTCTTGCGACCAAGATGGCGCAAGTGGCAAATATGCAGCAGCTGGACGTGATGCATGTTCACTATGCGGTGCCGCATGCGGTATGTGCTTTTTTGGCCAAGCAGATGGTTGGTGACCGATTGAAGGTGGTCACGACACTGCATGGAACAGATATTACAGTGCTGGCGCAGGACGAATCCTTGAAGGATCTCATTCGGCTGGCCATTAACGAAAGTGACGCGGTGACGGCCGTGTCCCAGGATTTGATTGCGGAGACGCGCTCGGTGCTGGATATCTCCCGGGAGATTGACCTGACCTATAACTTTGTGGATCCCCGGGTCTATTACCCGAAGGACTCGGCTTCGCTGCGCCGGGATTATGCACAGCCCCATGAGAAAGTGCTGATGCACATCTCGAACTTCCGTCCGGTGAAGCGGGTACAGGATGTGGTCGATATATTTGCCCGGGTTCGTGGGGAGCTGCCTGCGAAGCTGCTGCTGGTCGGCGAAGGACCGGATCTGCCGAAGATTCAGTGCAGAATCCAGGAGCTGGGTCTTGCGGACGATGTGCATTTTCTGGGCAAACAGGATGAAATTGCACATGTGCTGTCTATGGCGGACGTATTGCTGCTGCCTTCCGAGAAGGAAAGCTTCGGACTGGTCGCGCTGGAGGCGATGGCTTGTGGAGTACCAACCATTGGCTCTACTGCTGGAGGCATTCCGGAGTTGGTTACCCATGGAGAGACCGGATTCCTGGCACCGATTGGTGATAGTCATGCCATGGCCGGATACGCGATGGAGCTGCTCAGAAATGACGCGCTTGCCGAGCGTCTGAAGGCCGCTTGTCTGAAGCGTGCCAAAACGGAATTTTGCAATGAGAAAATTCGCAGCAAATATGAAGAAATTTATTACCGGGTATTAGGGCAGAAAGCGGAGGATCCATCTCCTGTGTGCTAG
- a CDS encoding CCA tRNA nucleotidyltransferase — protein MAELHNNTIWKHADKDLADGSAQVISILQGEGHEAFWVGGCVRDEYMGRTVNDMDITTNALPEVTLSLFEKVIPTGMKHGTVTVLMHGHAYEVTTYRIEKGYEDHRRPSEVEFVDDIEKDLRRRDFTMNAMALAMDGRFVDPFGGRSDIDDRLIRCVGDPKVRFQEDALRMIRCIRFASNFGFMIAKDTWAALLEQRSTLGWVAMERIRTELDKLMSGPDPLRGLELIREGRLYEHVKMPFPYRGHQSAYISAIPAVRMSSPEQVDVRYALLLLGCRIPSSTPLLRQWTFSNRRMELIKKLLQLQEAWTENSEGLTSEQARLLWIRCVLIAGEPIAALWLELQQAVQTAGGTPAVDIPQARAWLSGMPVKSLRELALTGDGLLSAVGRRGGPWMKPLLSHLLLLAASGQVGNDTTLLIEEAKRVIIDEGI, from the coding sequence ATGGCAGAACTTCATAACAATACAATCTGGAAGCATGCGGATAAGGATTTGGCAGATGGCAGTGCCCAAGTGATTTCGATTCTGCAGGGCGAAGGACATGAGGCGTTCTGGGTGGGCGGCTGCGTCAGGGACGAGTATATGGGCCGGACAGTGAATGATATGGATATTACGACCAATGCGCTGCCCGAAGTGACGCTGTCACTATTCGAGAAGGTCATTCCTACGGGGATGAAGCACGGCACCGTTACCGTACTTATGCATGGACACGCTTACGAGGTTACGACATATCGCATTGAAAAAGGCTACGAGGATCATCGCCGCCCGTCCGAGGTGGAGTTTGTCGATGATATTGAAAAGGATTTGCGGCGGCGTGACTTTACCATGAATGCAATGGCACTCGCCATGGATGGACGCTTTGTCGATCCCTTCGGAGGAAGGAGCGACATTGATGACAGGCTGATTCGTTGTGTCGGAGATCCAAAGGTCCGGTTTCAAGAAGATGCCCTGCGCATGATCCGCTGTATCCGGTTTGCTTCCAATTTTGGATTTATGATCGCTAAAGACACTTGGGCAGCACTGCTGGAACAGAGATCAACCCTGGGGTGGGTTGCGATGGAACGAATTCGAACCGAGCTGGATAAGCTGATGTCCGGTCCCGATCCGCTGCGCGGTCTGGAGCTGATTCGGGAAGGGCGGCTGTACGAACATGTGAAAATGCCTTTTCCGTACCGTGGCCATCAGTCTGCTTATATCTCTGCAATTCCTGCGGTGAGGATGAGCAGCCCGGAGCAGGTGGACGTTCGTTACGCCCTTCTCCTTCTAGGCTGCCGTATTCCATCCTCGACCCCCTTGCTGCGGCAATGGACCTTCTCCAACCGCCGGATGGAGCTTATAAAAAAGCTGCTGCAGCTACAGGAGGCCTGGACCGAGAACAGCGAAGGCCTTACATCCGAGCAGGCACGGTTATTATGGATTCGCTGTGTATTGATTGCGGGAGAGCCTATTGCCGCTCTGTGGCTAGAGCTGCAGCAGGCTGTTCAGACAGCGGGCGGTACTCCAGCAGTAGACATTCCGCAGGCGAGAGCCTGGCTGAGCGGCATGCCGGTCAAGAGCCTGAGAGAGCTCGCCTTGACCGGTGACGGGCTGCTGTCTGCAGTGGGCCGCCGCGGCGGCCCCTGGATGAAGCCGCTGCTCAGTCATCTGCTGCTGCTGGCAGCATCCGGACAGGTGGGCAATGACACAACCTTACTTATTGAAGAAGCAAAGCGGGTGATTATCGATGAAGGAATTTAA
- a CDS encoding biotin--[acetyl-CoA-carboxylase] ligase, giving the protein MKEFKKESLLDMFLEQPEQFLSGEEISRRLSISRTAVWKQINKLRQAGYEFEALPRLGYRITDLPMPLEQEKLKTFLQGGMGRELHILSTTPSTQEDARRLAEEGAPEGTVVLAEEQTGGRGRMGKSFFSPYGKGVWMSIILRPSQPLHLVQQLTLLCGVAVQRGIRNMTGLAAGIKWPNDLLINDKKICGILLESKAEDDRVSYCIAGLGISANISKESYPEELQPIATSLKEESGRAVDRNDLILSVLHELEELYKIYNRDGFQPIASLWEASSITLNREVSVQSPAGVTTGKAVGLHPSGALLIEKSDGSHYPVFSGDIRISPVQKG; this is encoded by the coding sequence ATGAAGGAATTTAAGAAAGAGTCTTTGCTGGATATGTTTCTGGAGCAGCCGGAGCAATTTCTGTCCGGAGAAGAAATCAGCCGCAGGCTGTCGATCAGCCGGACAGCGGTATGGAAGCAGATTAACAAGCTGAGACAGGCGGGCTATGAGTTTGAAGCTCTGCCGCGTCTGGGCTACCGGATTACGGATCTGCCGATGCCGCTTGAGCAGGAGAAGCTGAAGACATTTCTACAAGGAGGCATGGGCAGAGAGCTGCATATTTTATCAACGACGCCTTCCACGCAGGAGGACGCAAGAAGACTGGCGGAAGAGGGTGCTCCTGAAGGTACGGTGGTCCTGGCTGAGGAACAGACAGGAGGACGCGGACGAATGGGAAAATCCTTCTTTTCTCCATATGGGAAAGGCGTCTGGATGAGCATCATCCTGCGGCCGTCGCAGCCGCTGCATCTGGTGCAGCAGCTGACCCTCCTCTGCGGTGTCGCTGTTCAAAGAGGTATCCGGAATATGACCGGACTTGCAGCGGGCATTAAGTGGCCGAATGATCTTCTAATTAACGACAAAAAGATATGCGGCATCCTGCTGGAGTCCAAGGCTGAGGATGATCGTGTCAGCTACTGCATTGCCGGGCTTGGAATCAGTGCGAATATTTCCAAGGAGAGCTACCCGGAAGAGCTGCAGCCCATTGCCACCTCGCTGAAAGAAGAGAGCGGCAGAGCGGTAGACAGGAATGATTTGATTCTTTCGGTGCTGCATGAATTGGAGGAGCTCTACAAAATCTATAACCGTGACGGTTTTCAACCCATCGCAAGCCTGTGGGAAGCCTCCTCCATTACATTAAACCGCGAAGTCAGCGTTCAGTCTCCTGCCGGGGTCACGACAGGCAAGGCGGTAGGCCTTCATCCTTCAGGTGCGTTGCTGATTGAGAAAAGCGACGGCAGCCACTATCCGGTTTTTTCCGGTGATATCCGTATTAGCCCCGTGCAGAAGGGGTAG
- the panB gene encoding 3-methyl-2-oxobutanoate hydroxymethyltransferase produces the protein MAGKTPLNIIKIKNMKQDQTPISMLTAYDYPSAKLAEKAGVDMILVGDSLGNVVLGYDSTIPVTIEDMVYHTRAVARGAEHTFIVADLPFLTYHGSLDHTFDQVRRLMQEGHAHAVKMEGGAEIADTVQHVVRAGVPVLGHIGLTPQAVNQIGGYRVQGKDEQDRARLMKDAKALEAAGAFAIVLELVTEEAAAAISQELSIPTIGIGAGRGCDGQVLVYHDVLKYTSDYRSKKFVKNYADIGAVITEGLSRYVQEVKNRSFPAEEHVFGGKAAAEKAVETTLYGATREKDKVNS, from the coding sequence ATGGCAGGCAAAACACCCTTAAACATCATTAAAATTAAAAATATGAAGCAGGACCAAACCCCGATCAGTATGCTCACAGCATACGATTACCCTTCGGCAAAGCTGGCGGAGAAGGCCGGGGTCGATATGATTCTTGTTGGAGATTCTCTGGGCAACGTGGTGCTGGGCTACGACTCCACCATCCCGGTCACGATCGAGGATATGGTGTATCATACCCGCGCAGTAGCCCGGGGCGCTGAGCATACCTTTATCGTCGCGGATCTCCCGTTCTTGACGTATCACGGCAGTCTTGATCATACGTTTGACCAGGTACGCCGGCTGATGCAGGAAGGACATGCCCATGCTGTCAAAATGGAGGGCGGAGCGGAAATCGCAGACACCGTTCAGCACGTAGTCCGCGCCGGAGTGCCCGTGCTGGGACATATCGGCTTGACACCGCAGGCGGTGAATCAGATTGGCGGCTATCGGGTGCAGGGCAAGGATGAGCAGGACAGAGCTCGTCTGATGAAGGATGCCAAGGCACTGGAGGCGGCAGGCGCATTTGCCATTGTGCTGGAGCTCGTGACGGAAGAAGCAGCAGCCGCTATCAGTCAGGAGCTGAGCATTCCGACCATCGGTATTGGTGCAGGGCGCGGCTGTGACGGACAGGTGCTCGTCTATCATGATGTGCTCAAGTATACGTCAGACTACCGCAGTAAAAAGTTCGTCAAGAATTATGCTGACATTGGCGCGGTCATTACGGAAGGGCTGTCCCGGTATGTTCAAGAGGTCAAGAATCGGTCTTTTCCGGCAGAAGAGCATGTCTTTGGCGGCAAGGCGGCAGCAGAGAAGGCTGTAGAGACGACGCTTTACGGCGCCACCCGGGAAAAGGATAAGGTGAACAGCTGA
- the panC gene encoding pantoate--beta-alanine ligase has translation MQIIRTIQALRTELSRVTSKGMGPIGFVPTMGYLHEGHGSLLERARMECGTVVLSIFVNPIQFGPGEDFETYPRDEARDLHIAEEKGVDIAFLPTMEEMYPQPVKTKVAVSELTTLLCGASRPGHFDGVTTVVNKLFNIVKPHYAYFGMKDAQQVAVIQQMVTDLNLEVQVIPCPLVREQDGLAMSSRNVYLSPEERRQALSLSQALSAALEGITKGSLRTAPEVQEHLRSVISKAPLAQIDYAEVLLFPQLQAVSDDATLSSLSETVILAVAVKFGKTRLIDNVLYQPKAGV, from the coding sequence ATGCAGATCATTCGTACCATTCAAGCGCTTCGCACTGAGCTGTCGAGAGTCACTTCCAAAGGGATGGGACCGATCGGCTTTGTGCCCACGATGGGATATTTGCACGAGGGCCATGGCAGCCTGCTGGAGCGGGCAAGAATGGAATGCGGCACCGTCGTGCTTAGCATATTTGTGAACCCGATCCAGTTTGGACCGGGGGAGGACTTCGAGACGTATCCTCGGGATGAAGCACGCGACCTTCATATTGCTGAAGAAAAGGGTGTGGATATCGCCTTCCTGCCCACCATGGAGGAGATGTATCCACAGCCGGTCAAGACGAAGGTGGCGGTGAGCGAGCTGACCACATTACTGTGCGGGGCTTCGCGCCCCGGTCATTTTGACGGTGTGACAACGGTAGTCAACAAGCTATTTAATATCGTAAAGCCGCATTATGCCTATTTCGGAATGAAGGATGCCCAGCAGGTGGCGGTGATTCAGCAGATGGTGACGGATCTGAATCTGGAGGTTCAGGTTATCCCCTGCCCCCTTGTTAGGGAGCAGGACGGACTTGCGATGAGCTCGAGAAATGTATATCTCAGCCCGGAAGAGCGGAGGCAGGCTTTATCGCTGTCACAGGCCCTTAGTGCCGCGCTGGAAGGCATTACAAAAGGTTCCCTGAGGACGGCTCCTGAGGTGCAGGAGCACCTGCGGTCTGTCATTAGCAAAGCCCCTTTGGCCCAGATTGATTACGCTGAAGTGCTGCTCTTCCCACAGCTTCAGGCTGTAAGTGACGATGCGACATTATCCAGTCTGTCAGAGACGGTTATATTGGCAGTAGCTGTGAAATTCGGAAAGACGCGCTTGATTGATAATGTACTTTACCAACCGAAAGCAGGTGTATAA
- the panD gene encoding aspartate 1-decarboxylase, whose protein sequence is MFRTMMKSKIHRATVTEANLNYVGSITIDEDLMDTADLLENEKVQIVNNNNGARLETYVIKGERGSGVICLNGAAARLVQPGDSVIIISYAMLSREEAAVHEPIVVIVDGNNKPLVTEHREIHATVR, encoded by the coding sequence ATGTTCAGAACGATGATGAAATCCAAAATTCACCGCGCCACGGTCACAGAAGCCAATCTCAATTATGTCGGCAGCATTACGATCGACGAGGATTTGATGGACACCGCGGATTTGCTGGAAAATGAGAAGGTTCAAATTGTAAATAACAATAATGGAGCCCGTCTGGAAACCTATGTCATTAAAGGGGAGCGCGGAAGCGGCGTGATCTGCTTGAATGGTGCTGCTGCAAGGCTGGTCCAGCCTGGAGACTCTGTCATTATCATTTCTTATGCGATGCTGTCCAGAGAAGAAGCGGCGGTGCATGAGCCGATCGTCGTCATTGTGGATGGAAACAACAAGCCGCTCGTAACCGAGCACCGCGAAATCCACGCCACGGTGCGATAA